One genomic window of Osmia bicornis bicornis chromosome 3, iOsmBic2.1, whole genome shotgun sequence includes the following:
- the LOC114876071 gene encoding serine-rich adhesin for platelets-like isoform X6: protein MTLIDVIEKFVAINIIIQERLNKITDCEQLKHCGDLLEQLKFLIEETRGQRFVVNINVPSQANSQVSNGSPIISSSVRKRCHSNSDRERCKRTKVMANTSQQINLAAGHVNSYDSIETTPLESLPGHTNTSEQSKCGSINVEEKKRNSSEEEVESIGNNSNSNSCNNNNNNSNSNNSTNQDAQNLEDAVVDNTCKTHNGKDSCTFEKCTAATSTEELRSYTCVEVQTSPYDTPESESESNDEPIENLSLLTKELLNRTELQERIAENINKAILPTDVSSKEENLNDSTNGEANTSVMADLSNAIKSIVEATESDPVFERFLDEMIGSQIEADTSPDEDTEANRPKTKLTNGSREKEIEISTMVNSSSTTELVISDMKLSEEVEVTDIPLKQRLRSSSRQQNARVEDDQREQEKEDNVLEDQNAAAILSIINANITNKCPTTYEEKSLESRKEVVSVDIENEKKSKVSTFEVSSEDGSRQEEHGKSSNIENQQIVCINEETVRNINTAETKVKKSTVRRAKPSKAKNESENNLNGNKGNTFDEQDIMTMPTLIVCSKEEINNILCASSIPSRRKSRFVPIVPKDPTGKNGKNFMETVYLKTVNVPQKVAPTTSSTSSTSSTSSTSSTSLTSLTRQTIHSGERQDKQINNKGKCRSIRSVNNLAGSSITSPAILPNTTTSKLIVGESITLYGNENSARTLVDSSNMPTINIEDNVSLSGSGLSPYLKFNCNKNNQNQSLSDIDLTPVVQASEKAVAPVKSNFDDEQQPSNCKAVAVEHDTITKRTPRSLLKSRTKNYRLSLSTPRRRSNHIRVLDFNTPTKVVASTSASAVTIAGTVTGNIASSGTVSDSENVSSLKHVKSVCRTCLFKSPPFSNSTMIGHQTTCPVKVIESSNKVAVATTECSLSKVTNVWEKCRKDENNVSILSEQKLKSTKMAKDTWDADLRKSLQTTNTEDDRRKRSVSGSVGKGSKSVVSKKEKCKSRASKGKSTKSLATKESSVAAAKEKKRKRTKGKVLSTEEEKAESNIVSIPDKNSLLGIDSAKTNDVLPTRTNENKHKTVSERNKLDELSILEKNRVDASLVITTTTTTTTTTTMIETITTMATMTATSMTTTTTTTATITATRTIDDSKVEKNNMKKYVPLKTLKTNLNRCGIEKMCEKSTSENNIMSTNGNDTQFSELTKISTDVSQQLLQIPNLIDLETPRKLENSDVPPTPRLLSPSSSITPFVKTNEDSSKIRNFISTPEFPTTPCIALTPKHLEETTTDNPKEETFHSCSPYYKPTFEQNEHSEKLSRSKTSKTSKTSNDLQKSPVISSSSQCTNQCVPPSNVIGSSSTFQTRLSEKLEITQFEVIKENLPKEEAIKELKISASSRDSTSHCTKGNKANCRVKDENAEFIIDKNGTDDSSTAKGSCARVVDNKKKYLRNCEESLDRDASSSSSSSTSSSSSSSSSSSSSSSSSSSSSSSSPSSSSSPSASSSPISTFLPPSSISPELKVTNSLETSSSSKKNKKISNQIYTDTTSNDNSICKLATRRIQEETTNTEYLVTSASTLTKLTIKSTDVLCTNRTEEAIIALRKCESSPLKVFSVMKNERDRQKEEEEEEEEEEEEEEEELLQETPAKNEILINEADISETPSSSKTGVENLTNLSSKISAFINLEDENRNQDLYVGNCTAKSLKQKAKIVKAQHTFKPTMSVKRFSLLQKQKQKQKQQQQQQQQQKCLTIDEKLVVQLEAKRQRMITKFRDIPKSSLTRRTTRQKRIICKGNKNNVTVKKKNNRSASLEIQKNDDSVSEKKQKKKKKKKKIDELDNDNDNINNDNRSSNNNNNNSSNDNSIGNTDDASVKRLNVDNVAEMKDCKRLKENSNRENDGDKIAFNDTLTLKIVKETDVQNDSNKPLICTIVENNVAIQSEEELNTIAEAENKETRRLETSEYSGNSINSKNCIAINAEESDIPVILNKTSNEIISQESKFSTMKNEESYKEKNTYKAIKQGNYSGKANALTKSKVDLVKRDLFSDEENDYKTKFSSNQKNDLIKTVSIDNSDLPSAKNLSHVLQSLQLVPTYKTDQPNKLEPKVEKCDVKTNLKVVAPNSVEYHFLYDDSAPLKKRRRRYSSHELEFQINVVLNDQSNDECVKVWTATDYEEIFNLPPKSKKKLANRKSPLKYENHCETSLDTLSATNTHAKPLATSSPIDRPFFSKTKKLATTSLLQTSTVNERNKHLQQTIDNKKRLKTDKNQETITDTSVVKLQKNMLAEPKQNNQFEKREHLTDPRTLLNNLDLDKFLTSVHGPA from the exons ATGACACTGATagatgttattgaaaaatttgttgcTATTAACATAATAA TTCAGGAACGCCTGAACAAAATTACAGACTGCGAACAATTGAAACACTGTGGAGATTTACTGGAACAGTTAAAATTTCTCATAGAAGAAACCCGTGGACAACGTTTTGTCGTTAATATCAACGTTCCTTCGCAG GCTAATTCCCAAGTATCCAATGGCTCTCCCATAATATCTAGCAGTGTACGTAAAAGATGTCACAGTAACAGCGATCGTGAACGATGCAAACGTACAAAAGTGATGGCGAATACATCGCAACAAATCAACTTGGCCGCTGGTCACG TAAATAGTTACGATAGCATAGAGACAACACCATTAGAAAGTTTGCCTGGTCACACAAATACGAGCGAACAATCTAAATGTGGTAGCATTAACGTGGAAGAGAAGAAACGTAACAGCTCTGAAGAAGAAGTTGAAAGTATTGGCAATAATAGCAACAGTAATagttgtaataataataacaacaacagtaatagtaataata GTACTAATCAAGATGCGCAAAATCTAGAAGATGCTGTAGTAGATAATACGTGTAAAACGCATAATGGAAAAGATTCGTGCACGTTTGAAAAATGTACTGCAGCTACAAGCACAGAAGAGTTACGGAGTTATACGTGCGTAGAGGTCCAGACTAGCCCGTACGATACACCGGAATCCGAATCAGAAAGCAACGACGAACCAATTGAAAATCTCAGT TTACTGACGAAAGAGTTGTTGAATCGTACCGAATTACAAGAAAGAATTGCCGAGAACATTAACAAAGCAATACTTCCAACGGATGTATCATCGAAAgaggaaaatttaaatgattCGACGAACGGCGAAGCAAATACCTCCGTCATGGCAGACTTAAGTAACGCGATTAAATCGATAGTAGAGGCAACGGAATCTGATCCTGTATTTGAAAGATTTCTCGATGAAATGATCGGCTCGCAGATAGAAGCGGATACGAGTCCCGATGAAGACACCGAAGCCAATAGACCGAAAACGAAGTTGACGAACGGATCGCGagagaaagaaattgaaatttcaacaatGGTGAATAGTAGCTCAACAACAGAGTTGGTAATATCAGATATGAAATTATCTGAGGAGGTAGAGGTAACAGATATACCGTTAAAACAGAGACTTCGCAGTTCTTCGAGGCAACAAAATGCTCGAGTCGAAGATGACCAACGAGAGCAAGAGAAGGAAGATAACGTGTTGGAAGATCAAAACGCTGCCGCGATATTAAGTATAATAAATGCGAATATTACGAACAAGTGTCCGACGACGTACGAGGAAAAAAGCTTAGAGAGCCGAAAAGAAGTTGTATCGGTCGACAttgagaatgaaaaaaaatcgAAGGTTTCGACATTTGAAGTTTCTTCAGAGGATGGTAGTAGGCAAGAGGAACACGGAAAATCATCGAACATTGAAAAtcaacaaatcgtttgtaTCAATGAAGAAACAGTTCGAAATATTAACACGGCTGAGACAAAGGTAAAAAAGTCGACGGTAAGGAGAGCGAAGCCGTCAAAAGCTAAAAACGAATCGGAAAATAATCTGAACGGTAACAAAGGCAATACATTCGATGAACAAGATATAATGACGATGCCAACGTTGATAGTGTGttcgaaagaagaaataaacaaCATATTATGTGCAAGTTCTATACCGTCTAGAAGAAAGTCGCGGTTCGTTCCTATCGTTCCAAAGGATCCAACAGGTAAAAATGGGAAAAATTTTATGGAAACGGTCTATTTGAAAACTGTAAATGTTCCTCAAAAGGTAGCACCAACGACGTCGTCAACATCGTCAACATCGTCAACATCGTCAACATCGTCGACATCGTTGACGTCGCTGACTCGTCAAACAATCCATTCAGGCGAGAGGCAGgataaacaaataaacaacaaaGGAAAATGTAGATCGATTCGGAGCGTTAATAATTTGGCAGGTAGTTCGATAACAAGTCCCGCCATTTTACCCAATACCACCACGAGCAAACTTATTGTCGGAGAATCGATTACTCTTTACGGGAACGAAAATAGTGCAAGAACATTAGTGGATAGTTCAAATATGCCTACTATAAACATAGAAGATAACGTTAGTTTGTCTGGCTCGGGATTATCTCCGTACTTAAAATTCAATTGCAATAAGAACAATCAAAATCAAAGTTTGTCAGACATCGACTTGACACCTGTTGTACAAGCTAGTGAAAAAGCTGTTGCTCCGGTTAAAAGTAACTTCGACGACGAGCAGCAGCCATCGAATTGCAAGGCTGTTGCCGTCGAACACGACACGATTACTAAACGGACACCGAGATCGTTGTTGAAAAGCAGGACAAAAAATTATAGATTGAGTTTATCTACACCCAGACGGAGAAGCAATCATATAAGAGTTCTCGATTTCAATACACCGACGAAGGTAGTAGCTTCGACGTCAGCGTCGGCAGTGACAATTGCGGGAACCGTAACGGGCAATATTGCATCCAGTGGAACGGTCAGCGATAGCGAAAACGTGTCCTCCTTAAAACACGTTAAATCGGTATGTAGAACTTGTCTTTTCAAGTCCCCACCATTTTCTAATTCTACGATGATCGGGCATCAAACGACATGCCCAGTAAAAGTTATCGAATCGTCAAACAAAGTTGCCGTAGCGACAACGGAATGTTCTCTATCGAAAGTTACGAACGTTTGGGAAAAGTGTCGGAAGGACGAAAACAATGTCAGCATTTTGTCCGAACAGAAATTAAAATCAACGAAAATGGCAAAGGACACATGGGACGCGGACTTGAGGAAATCTTTACAAACGACTAACACGGAAGACGATCGTCGGAAAAGAAGCGTATCGGGTAGCGTTGGTAAAGGCAGCAAGAGCGTtgtttcaaaaaaagaaaagtgcaAATCACGCGCGTCGAAAGGAAAAAGTACTAAAAGTTTAGCGACTAAAGAGTCGTCGGTTGCCGCTGCAAAAGAGAAAAAACGAAAAAGGACAAAAGGAAAGGTGTTGTCgacagaagaagaaaaggcaGAGAGTAATATCGTGTCGATACCGGATAAAAATTCGTTGCTCGGTATCGATAGTGCCAAGACAAACGACGTTTTGCCAACTCGTACTAACGAGAATAAACATAAAACTGTCTCTGAACGGAACAAACTGGACGAATTATCCATTTTGGAGAAGAATCGTGTCGATGCATCGTTAGTGATAACAACAACGACAACAACCACTACTACCACCACGATGATAGAAACAATAACAACAATGGCAACGATGACGGCGACGTCGATgacgacaacgacgacgacgacggcaACGATAACAGCAACAAGAACAATCGACGATTCGAAAgttgagaaaaataatatgaaaaagtATGTCCCATTGAAAACGTTAAAAACCAATTTAAATAGATGCGGTATCGAGAAAATGTGTGAAAAATCGACGAGCGAGAACAATATAATGTCGACGAATGGGAATGATACGCAATTCTCTGAGCTGACGAAAATTTCCACGGATGTCTCGCAGCAATTATTACAAATACCTAATTTGATTGATTTGGAAACGCCAAGAAAGTTGGAGAACTCCGACGTTCCACCGACACCCAGATTACTTAGTCCTAGCAGCAGTATCACGCCGTTTGTTAAAACAAACGAAGACTCGAGTAAAATAcgaaattttataagtactcCGGAATTTCCGACAACACCTTGTATAGCGTTAACTCCAAAACACTTGGAAGAAACTACGACCGATAATCCGAAGGAAGAAACCTTCCATTCCTGTTCCCCCTATTATAAACCTACTTTTGAGCAGAACGAACATTCGGAGAAATTATCAAGGTCAAAGACGTCAAAGACGTCGAAGACGTCAAACGATTTGCAAAAATCGCCTGTAATATCATCCTCCTCGCAGTGCACGAACCAGTGCGTGCCGCCCAGCAACGTTATCGGTTCGAGCAGCACCTTTCAGACACGCCTAtctgaaaaattagaaataacaCAATTTGAAGTGATCAAGGAAAATTTGCCTAAAGAAGAGGCAATAAAAGAGCTTAAAATATCAGCCAGTTCTCGAGATTCGACGTCGCATTGTACAAAAGGAAACAAAGCTAATTGTCGTGTCAAAGACGAGAATGCAGAATTTATTATCGATAAAAACGGCACGGACGATAGCAGTACGGCCAAGGGTAGTTGCGCGAGGGTAGTtgataacaaaaaaaaatatttgcgCAACTGCGAAGAATCCTTAGACAGAGACGCAtcatcctcttcctcttcttcgacCTCTTCATCCTCAtcgtcctcctcctcctcctcctcgtcctcgtcctcttCTTCGTCCTCCTCATCCTCATCGCCCTCGTCTTCGTCTTCACCTTCGGCATCTTCCTCGCCGATTTCTACATTTTTACCACCTTCGTCCATTTCACCGGAATTGAAAGTAACAAATTCGTTGGAAACATCATCGTCCAgcaaaaagaataaaaaaatttcgaaTCAAATTTATACAGATACTACAAGCAACGACAATTCAATATGCAAACTTGCTACGCGTCGAATACAGGAAGAAACAACGAATACAGAATATTTGGTTACCTCGGCAAGTACTTTGACAAAATTAACGATCAAATCAACGGATGTATTATGTACGAATCGTACCGAAGAAGCAATTATCGCTTTAAGAAAATGCGAGTCATCGCCGTTAAAAGTGTTTTCggtaatgaaaaatgaaagggATCGgcagaaggaagaagaagaagaagaagaagaagaggaggaggaggaggaggaggagctgCTACAAGAAACTCCGGccaaaaatgaaattttaataaacgaaGCAGATATTTCCGAGACTCCGAGCAGTTCTAAGACCGGTGTAGAAAACTTGACTAATTTATCTTCAAAAATTTCAGCGTTTATCAATTTAGAAGATGAAAATCGGAATCAGGATTTATACGTAGGAAATTGTACGGCAAAAAGCCTTAAGCAAAAGGCAAAAATAGTGAAAGCGCAACATACTTTTAAACCCACAATGTCCGTAAAACGTTTTTCTTTGttacaaaaacaaaaacaaaaacaaaaacaacaacaacaacaacaacaacagcaaaaGTGTTTGACTATAGACGAGAAATTAGTCGTTCAATTAGAAGCAAAACGTCAACGTATGATAACGAAATTTAGAGATATTCCTAAATCTAGTCTTACCCGTAGAACAACCCGACAGAAACGTATTATTTGTAAgggtaataaaaataatgtaaccgtaaagaaaaagaacaatcGTAGCGCGTCTCTTGAAATTCAGAAGAACGATGATTCAGTTAGCgagaagaaacaaaagaaaaaaaagaaaaagaagaaaattgacGAGCTCGATAACGATAACGATAACATCAACAATGACAATCgtagcagcaacaacaacaacaacaacagtaGCAACGATAATAGTATTGGTAATACCGATGATGCAAGCGTGAAACGTTTAAACGTGGATAACGTAGCAGAAATGAAAGATTGCAAGAGACTGAAGGAAAATTCAAATCGAGAAAATGATGGTGATAAAATTGCGTTCAACGACACTTTGACGTTGAAAATTGTAAAGGAAACGGATGTGCAGAACGATTCAAACAAACCTCTTATCTGCACGATTGTCGAGAATAACGTTGCGATTCAAAGCGAAGAAGAATTAAATACAATTGCGGAAgcggaaaataaagaaacaaggAGATTGGAAACGTCAGAATATTCGggaaattcaataaattccaaaaattgtATTGCGATCAATGCCGAAGAAAGTGATATACCTGTTATCTTGAATAAGACTagcaatgaaattatttcacaaGAAAGCAAGTTTAGTAcgatgaaaaatgaagaaagttACAAAGAGAAAAACACGTACAAAGCGATAAAACAAGGTAATTATAGCGGTAAAGCAAACGCTTTAACAAAATCTAAGGTTGATCTAGTAAAACGAGATTTGTTTAGCGACGAAGAGAATGATTACAAAACAAAGTTTTCATCTAATCAGAAAAACGACCTTATCAAAACTGTATCTATAGACAATTCCGACTTACCAAGTGCCAAGAATTTATCGCACGTTCTTCAGAGTTTACAACTCGTTCCCACGTACAAAACTGATCAACCGAACAAACTTGAACCAAAAGTAGAAAAATGCGATGTTAAAACGAATCTGAAAGTAGTTGCACCAAATTCGGTAGAATACCATTTTCTCTACGACGATAGTGCTCcgttaaagaaaagaagacgAAGATACAGCAGTCACGAGttggaatttcaaattaatgtagTCTTGAACGATCAAAGTAACGACGAATGCGTTAAGGTATGGACAGCCACCGATTACGAAGAGATATTCAATCTTCCACCAAAGTCTAAAAAGAAATTAGCAAATAGAAAGTCGCCTCTGAAATATGAAAATCATTGCGAAACGTCTCTCGACACGTTAAGCGCAACAAATACACACGCCAAGCCACTGGCCACTTCCTCTCCTATCGATAGGCCATTTTTCTCGAAAACGAAAAAGCTTGCCACCACCTCCCTTCTTCAAACTTCCACCgttaatgaaagaaataaacatCTACAACAAACGATTGATAACAAAAAACGATTGAAAACAGACAAAAATCAAGAAACAATCACAG ACACCTCAGTCGTAAAACTTCAAAAGAATATGCTCGCCGAGCCGAAACAAAATAACCAG TTCGAAAAACGAGAGCATCTAACGGATCCTCGAACATTACTGAACAATTTAGATTTagataaatttttaacttcTGTTCATGGACCAGCCTGA